One window from the genome of Microbulbifer sp. ALW1 encodes:
- a CDS encoding GFA family protein: MKGSCSCGQVQYQVKCLDSAIQHCSCKTCRKSHAAAFNSAAAVLKENFKWEKGEDNLSGYVSSPGKIRYFCSTCGSHLIAEKEGRPHYILRVATLDEDPGVKPDSVIWRSHEVSWLEYGDHIAAHQEWQPGR, translated from the coding sequence ATGAAAGGAAGCTGCTCATGCGGTCAGGTTCAGTACCAGGTGAAGTGTCTGGATAGTGCAATTCAGCATTGTTCTTGTAAAACGTGCAGAAAATCGCATGCGGCCGCATTCAATTCGGCGGCAGCGGTTTTAAAGGAAAATTTTAAGTGGGAAAAGGGTGAAGATAATCTGTCGGGTTATGTGTCATCGCCGGGGAAAATACGTTACTTCTGCTCCACTTGTGGGTCCCATCTGATTGCTGAAAAAGAAGGTCGTCCACATTACATTCTTCGGGTCGCAACATTAGATGAGGACCCTGGCGTCAAACCAGATTCTGTAATCTGGAGGTCTCATGAGGTTTCATGGCTGGAGTACGGTGATCATATTGCCGCGCACCAGGAGTGGCAGCCGGGCCGATAG
- a CDS encoding VOC family protein: MAGPARNGALVYSDNFQELSMFYREFFGMKVLREAEEFVSLDNDGFNVVIHAAPFKLPEDGFNAVKLFLTVNSLDVAKRKAAELGGQVFEGEWENSIFKVCNIADPDGNQIQIREFL, translated from the coding sequence ATGGCTGGGCCAGCAAGAAATGGTGCGCTCGTCTATTCAGACAATTTTCAAGAACTGTCTATGTTCTACAGGGAGTTTTTTGGAATGAAAGTGCTCAGAGAGGCGGAGGAGTTCGTAAGTCTGGATAACGATGGATTTAATGTCGTCATTCATGCGGCACCATTCAAACTACCGGAAGATGGGTTTAATGCGGTTAAGTTATTTTTGACGGTGAATAGTCTTGACGTCGCCAAAAGAAAAGCTGCCGAACTTGGTGGGCAGGTATTCGAAGGGGAGTGGGAAAACTCGATATTTAAAGTGTGTAACATTGCGGATCCAGATGGAAATCAAATTCAGATCCGTGAGTTCTTATGA
- a CDS encoding tRNA-dihydrouridine synthase: MEGVIDHHVRALLSSIGGLDVCVTEFVRVTHTRLPRRVFTRLCPELDQGAATPNGIPVKLQLLGGNPQAMAYNAAKAVEAGAKAIDLNFGCPAKTVNNSDGGACLLQSPSRVEGIVAAVRNAVPEEIPVSAKIRLGFEDRSSYLDNARAAEAGGAAELAVHARSKVDGYRPPAYWEYIGEIREQVGIRVIANGDLWTLEDFQRCRAVTGCDAFMFGRSLLARPDIGLQIRALCENRNYTPLAWHQVAALLYDYYTTTKDIYPAKYLGNRIKQWLAYLKLSYPPAKRFFEQIKRHRDPELLEMAFAEQMIPTENSTGAPPSSVGIEAA, encoded by the coding sequence ATGGAGGGGGTTATCGACCACCATGTACGCGCTCTGCTCTCCAGCATCGGCGGTCTGGATGTCTGCGTGACCGAGTTTGTCCGGGTGACCCATACCCGCCTGCCCCGCAGAGTATTTACCCGCCTCTGCCCAGAGCTGGATCAGGGCGCCGCGACGCCAAATGGCATCCCGGTCAAACTGCAATTACTGGGGGGCAATCCCCAGGCCATGGCCTACAATGCGGCCAAAGCCGTCGAGGCCGGCGCAAAAGCCATCGACCTCAACTTCGGCTGCCCGGCCAAAACCGTGAATAACAGTGATGGCGGCGCCTGCCTGCTACAGTCACCCTCCCGCGTTGAAGGTATAGTCGCTGCAGTACGCAACGCAGTGCCCGAGGAAATCCCTGTCTCGGCAAAAATTCGCCTGGGATTCGAAGATCGCAGCAGCTATCTGGACAATGCCCGCGCCGCAGAAGCCGGTGGCGCCGCAGAACTTGCGGTCCATGCCCGCTCCAAGGTCGATGGCTATCGCCCTCCCGCTTACTGGGAATACATCGGTGAAATTCGCGAGCAGGTGGGCATCCGCGTCATCGCCAACGGCGACCTGTGGACACTGGAAGACTTCCAGCGGTGCCGAGCCGTCACCGGCTGCGATGCCTTCATGTTCGGCCGCAGTCTGCTCGCCCGTCCGGATATCGGCCTGCAAATACGCGCCCTGTGCGAAAACCGGAACTACACACCGTTAGCCTGGCACCAGGTCGCCGCCCTGCTCTACGACTACTACACCACCACCAAAGACATCTACCCGGCAAAATACCTGGGCAACCGAATCAAACAGTGGCTGGCTTACCTGAAACTGAGCTACCCGCCGGCAAAGCGCTTCTTCGAACAGATCAAGCGCCACCGGGACCCCGAACTACTGGAAATGGCCTTTGCAGAGCAAATGATCCCAACCGAAAACTCCACCGGCGCGCCCCCCTCTAGCGTCGGAATAGAAGCCGCTTGA
- a CDS encoding OadG family protein, with translation MQESLMQQGLDITVFGMGIVFTFLLVLVICTSIMSRLITRFFPEPEPAAAPSSAGGAQAPSGNERLKKVIKAAIEQHRNRRK, from the coding sequence GTGCAAGAGTCACTGATGCAGCAAGGCCTGGACATCACCGTCTTCGGCATGGGAATCGTATTTACATTTCTGCTGGTACTGGTGATCTGCACCTCCATCATGTCCCGCCTGATCACACGTTTTTTTCCTGAGCCTGAACCGGCTGCAGCGCCATCCTCTGCCGGGGGAGCACAGGCTCCATCCGGTAACGAGCGCTTGAAAAAAGTGATCAAAGCGGCAATCGAGCAACATCGCAACCGGCGCAAATAG
- the oadA gene encoding sodium-extruding oxaloacetate decarboxylase subunit alpha, with protein MTEVKKPLGITDVVLRDAHQSLFATRLRLDDMLPIAEKLDKVGFWSLESWGGATFDACIRYLGEDPWERIRELKKAMPNTPQQMLFRGQNILGYRHYADDVVEKFVERAATNGVDVFRVFDAMNDMRNLQTALAAVKKQGKHAQGTISYTVSPVHNMDMWVDLGRQIEDMGADSIAIKDMAGLLRPYEGFELVSKLKAAVDIPIHMQCHATTGLSTATALKCVEAGIDNIDTAISSMSMTYGHSPTEAVVAILEGTDRDTGLDINLLEEIAAYFREVRKKYAKFEGSLRGVDSRILVAQVPGGMLTNMENQLREQGAGDRLDEVLEEIPRVRKDLGFIPLVTPTSQIVGTQSVLNVLTGERYKSISKETAAVLKGEYGATPAEVNKELQDKVLDGAEPVTCRPADLLAPELGALADELKQKAAEDDVALTTGDGEIDDVLTYALFPQIGLKFLKNRSNPEAFEPVPTGNESSEVKNAEGDSVYTVTVEGQKYTVTVADGGDVTGMVPVGQGASSPAAGAAAPVTSGGEPVKAPLAGNIFKVLVKPGDQVAEGQNIVILEAMKMETAVSAPRAGTVTGISTKEGDSVAVGDALLTIA; from the coding sequence ATGACTGAGGTTAAAAAGCCACTGGGGATTACCGATGTAGTCCTGCGCGACGCCCACCAGTCGCTATTCGCTACCCGCCTGCGGCTGGACGACATGCTGCCCATCGCGGAGAAACTGGATAAAGTGGGCTTCTGGTCTCTGGAGTCTTGGGGCGGCGCTACCTTTGATGCGTGCATCCGCTACCTGGGTGAAGACCCCTGGGAGCGTATTCGCGAACTGAAAAAAGCGATGCCGAATACCCCGCAGCAGATGTTGTTCCGCGGCCAGAATATTCTCGGCTATCGGCACTACGCCGATGATGTGGTCGAAAAGTTTGTCGAGCGCGCCGCGACCAATGGAGTCGATGTCTTCCGCGTGTTCGATGCAATGAACGATATGCGCAACCTGCAAACCGCTCTGGCGGCGGTTAAGAAGCAGGGCAAGCACGCACAGGGCACTATCTCTTATACCGTGAGCCCGGTGCACAATATGGACATGTGGGTCGACCTGGGGCGCCAGATCGAAGACATGGGAGCAGACTCCATTGCCATCAAGGACATGGCTGGCCTGTTGCGCCCTTACGAAGGCTTTGAACTGGTTTCCAAACTCAAGGCGGCGGTGGATATCCCTATCCACATGCAGTGTCACGCGACCACCGGACTGTCTACCGCTACCGCACTGAAGTGTGTGGAGGCGGGTATCGACAATATCGATACTGCCATTTCTTCCATGTCCATGACCTACGGTCACAGTCCTACCGAGGCGGTTGTTGCCATTCTTGAGGGCACCGATCGGGATACCGGCCTGGATATTAATCTGCTGGAAGAAATTGCAGCCTATTTCCGTGAGGTTCGCAAAAAGTACGCGAAATTCGAAGGCTCCTTACGCGGCGTTGACTCCCGTATTCTGGTAGCCCAGGTACCTGGCGGCATGCTGACCAATATGGAAAACCAGTTGCGCGAGCAGGGCGCCGGTGATCGCCTGGATGAAGTACTGGAAGAAATTCCCCGTGTGCGCAAAGACCTGGGTTTTATCCCACTGGTTACACCGACTTCGCAGATCGTCGGTACCCAGTCGGTACTGAACGTCTTGACTGGCGAACGCTACAAGTCGATTTCCAAAGAAACCGCTGCGGTGCTGAAAGGCGAATACGGTGCGACGCCGGCGGAGGTCAATAAAGAACTGCAGGACAAGGTCCTGGACGGAGCCGAGCCGGTGACCTGCCGCCCGGCTGACCTGTTGGCGCCTGAGCTGGGTGCATTGGCCGATGAGCTCAAACAGAAAGCGGCGGAAGATGATGTTGCACTGACCACCGGTGACGGTGAGATTGACGATGTGCTGACCTACGCGCTTTTCCCACAAATTGGCCTCAAGTTCCTGAAAAACCGCAGTAACCCTGAGGCGTTCGAGCCAGTGCCTACTGGCAACGAATCCTCCGAGGTGAAAAATGCAGAAGGCGACAGTGTTTACACGGTCACCGTAGAGGGACAGAAGTACACCGTGACTGTCGCTGACGGCGGCGATGTAACCGGGATGGTACCGGTGGGGCAGGGTGCTTCCTCTCCTGCTGCAGGCGCAGCTGCGCCAGTCACTTCCGGCGGTGAGCCAGTGAAGGCGCCACTGGCCGGTAACATTTTCAAAGTATTGGTGAAGCCCGGTGACCAGGTGGCTGAGGGCCAGAATATCGTGATTCTCGAAGCCATGAAGATGGAAACCGCGGTGAGCGCGCCGCGTGCCGGTACCGTGACGGGAATCAGTACCAAAGAAGGTGATTCCGTGGCGGTGGGCGATGCCCTGCTGACCATCGCGTAA
- a CDS encoding sodium ion-translocating decarboxylase subunit beta, translating into MTIGQFSMILVCLGLLFLAIRKNFEPLLLVPIGFGGVLANIPGANLALPAVEAAIYSGDTGVLAQLAQALGLGAFESIDGLKAALESAPAAAAERAAQVAADAGFNNGMLYNFYSVAIASGIAPLVIFMGVGAMTDFGPLLANPRTLFLGAAAQFGIFATVLGAVGMSAAGIMDFSIADAAAIGIIGGADGPTAIYVSSLLAPDLLGAIAVAAYSYMALVPLIQPPIMRALTTEQERRIEMVQLRPVSKREKIVFPLVLLILVALFLPDAAPLLGMFCFGNLMRECGVVSRLSDTAQNALINITTIFLGLSVGSKLAADKFLDPKTLGILALGIVAFAIGTAAGVLMAKLLNAFSKNKINPLIGSAGVSAVPMAARVSNKLGLESNPHNFLLMHAMGPNVAGVIGSAVAAGVMITMVRAMTG; encoded by the coding sequence ATGACCATCGGCCAGTTCTCCATGATTCTGGTGTGCCTCGGTCTCCTGTTTCTGGCGATTCGCAAAAACTTTGAACCTCTGTTGCTGGTGCCAATCGGCTTCGGTGGTGTGCTGGCCAATATTCCGGGCGCCAACCTTGCGTTGCCGGCGGTGGAAGCGGCCATCTATTCCGGTGATACCGGTGTGCTGGCACAGCTGGCGCAAGCGCTGGGACTGGGTGCATTTGAATCCATTGACGGCCTGAAGGCGGCGCTGGAAAGTGCGCCGGCCGCGGCTGCGGAGCGGGCCGCCCAGGTCGCCGCGGATGCAGGCTTCAACAATGGCATGCTGTATAACTTTTACTCCGTTGCCATTGCCTCTGGGATTGCGCCTCTGGTGATCTTTATGGGCGTGGGTGCGATGACGGATTTCGGTCCGCTGCTGGCCAACCCCCGCACCCTGTTCCTCGGCGCTGCGGCGCAATTCGGTATTTTTGCCACGGTGCTGGGCGCGGTGGGTATGTCTGCGGCCGGGATTATGGACTTCTCCATCGCCGACGCTGCGGCCATCGGTATCATCGGCGGTGCCGACGGCCCCACGGCGATATATGTCTCCAGCCTGCTGGCGCCGGATCTGCTGGGTGCCATTGCGGTGGCGGCTTATTCCTATATGGCACTGGTGCCACTGATTCAGCCGCCGATCATGCGCGCCCTGACGACCGAGCAAGAGCGCCGTATCGAGATGGTACAGCTGCGGCCGGTGAGCAAGCGCGAAAAGATTGTGTTTCCGCTGGTGTTGCTGATTCTGGTTGCACTTTTCCTGCCGGATGCGGCGCCGCTGCTGGGTATGTTCTGTTTCGGTAACCTGATGCGCGAGTGCGGTGTGGTTTCCCGCCTGTCGGATACTGCGCAGAATGCCCTGATCAATATCACCACCATCTTCCTGGGTCTTTCCGTTGGCTCCAAGTTGGCGGCAGATAAATTCCTCGATCCCAAAACCCTGGGGATCCTGGCGCTGGGTATTGTGGCCTTTGCGATTGGAACCGCGGCCGGTGTATTGATGGCGAAGTTGCTGAATGCTTTCAGCAAGAACAAAATCAATCCGTTGATTGGTTCCGCGGGTGTTTCTGCGGTTCCCATGGCTGCGCGGGTGTCCAACAAGCTGGGACTGGAATCCAATCCACACAACTTCCTGCTGATGCATGCGATGGGGCCCAATGTGGCCGGTGTGATTGGCTCTGCGGTCGCAGCGGGAGTCATGATTACCATGGTTAGGGCGATGACCGGCTGA